The Candidatus Zixiibacteriota bacterium genome window below encodes:
- a CDS encoding DUF420 domain-containing protein: MSIGSLPTLNVLLNITSAILLIIGFIFIKRHRPDIHKRIMLSALFSSIIFLISYLVYHYQVGSVPYLRHDWTRPLYFAILIPHIILAGLVVPFILAAVWFALSGKFDRHKRLVRWVWPVWLFVCVSGITVYLMLYQM, translated from the coding sequence ATATCACCAGCGCGATTCTTTTGATTATCGGTTTTATTTTTATAAAGAGGCATCGTCCGGATATTCACAAGAGGATAATGCTCTCGGCGCTGTTTTCATCTATCATTTTTCTGATCTCTTATCTTGTCTATCACTATCAGGTGGGATCGGTCCCTTATCTGCGTCATGACTGGACACGCCCCCTTTATTTTGCCATTTTGATTCCGCATATCATTCTGGCCGGGTTGGTAGTACCATTTATTCTGGCCGCAGTATGGTTTGCATTAAGCGGCAAATTCGACAGGCATAAGAGGTTGGTGCGATGGGTCTGGCCGGTCTGGCTGTTTGTCTGTGTGAGTGGAATTACCGTATATCTGATGCTATATCAAATGTGA